From the genome of Sinanaerobacter sp. ZZT-01:
CAAGAATCCGATCTCTTGCCGTAGGGCTTCCACCTCTTTGAATATATCCAAGCACTACAACCTTAGTCTCTAATCCGGTTCTTTCTTGAATGATGTTTGCCAATTCATCCGAACTCATAGCCACTCCTTCGGCACGAATGATAATACTATGAAGTTTCCCTCGATTTCTCCTTTGAATCAAATTTCGACATACAGCATGAATATCAACCGAATCTTCCGGAATCAATACCGTTTCCGCACCGCCTGCAAGACCTGCATGAAGCGCAATATCACCACAGTTTCTCCCCATCACTTCTACAACAGTTGTTCTTCCATGAGAAGAAGAGGTATCACGAATATTTCCAATGGCATTTAATGCCGTGTTAAGAGCAGTATCAAAACCCAGGGTGAAATCTGTATACGATAAGTCATTATCGATCGTTCCCGGCAGCCCCATCACTGTGACACCAGCTTTTGCAAGGTCAAGTCCGCCGTGCATAGAACCATCTCCTCCTATAATAACCAATCCTTCCAATTCAAAATTCTGCATCATGTCTAACGCTCTTTTAAACCCTTCCGGAGTTTGAAATCGCTCACTTCTCGCTGTCTGAAGAATTGTACCTCCTCTTTGAATAATATCCGAAACGGAATCTGCATTCATTTCGTAAATATCGCCGTCTATCAATCCTTCAAAGCCTCTTTTGATTCCATATACTTTCATTTTATTGAAAATTCCGGTACGCACAACGGCTCGAATTGCTGCATTCATTCCAGGAGCATCTCCTCCGCTTGTCAGCACCCCGATTCTTTTCATAGAAATCACCTGCTTCCTCAAACAATTTTACTGTACACTTTTTGATTTTTACATAAATCGTGTTTATCAATCATTCGTATGATCTATGCAGACACCTTCGGTTTGCTT
Proteins encoded in this window:
- the pfkA gene encoding 6-phosphofructokinase — translated: MKRIGVLTSGGDAPGMNAAIRAVVRTGIFNKMKVYGIKRGFEGLIDGDIYEMNADSVSDIIQRGGTILQTARSERFQTPEGFKRALDMMQNFELEGLVIIGGDGSMHGGLDLAKAGVTVMGLPGTIDNDLSYTDFTLGFDTALNTALNAIGNIRDTSSSHGRTTVVEVMGRNCGDIALHAGLAGGAETVLIPEDSVDIHAVCRNLIQRRNRGKLHSIIIRAEGVAMSSDELANIIQERTGLETKVVVLGYIQRGGSPTARDRILASMMGYEAVQLLLQDSESKAIGIRGSEIVAIQIKEALEMERNVDSATVRLAEILSI